The following proteins come from a genomic window of Aquimarina sp. MAR_2010_214:
- a CDS encoding lipoprotein yields the protein MRRIKIVLTFFLVVILTGCSDDDNGTSFFYELATVQEASLPNQFNRGEIYTITVSYFRSTDCHSFAGFDYDKLGNERTVSVVNLVVNQGNCKDLETTDLVEVSFDFIVGNEDSYTFRFWQGRDENGDNQFLTVEVPVL from the coding sequence ATGAGAAGGATAAAAATAGTTTTAACATTTTTTCTTGTAGTCATCTTGACTGGATGTTCTGATGACGACAATGGAACAAGTTTCTTTTATGAATTAGCTACCGTACAGGAAGCTTCACTACCCAATCAGTTTAATCGAGGAGAAATCTATACAATTACTGTGTCTTATTTTAGATCAACAGATTGTCATTCTTTTGCAGGATTTGATTACGACAAACTAGGAAATGAACGAACAGTATCTGTGGTCAATCTAGTAGTTAATCAAGGTAATTGTAAAGATTTAGAAACGACAGATCTAGTCGAAGTATCTTTTGATTTTATTGTAGGAAATGAAGATTCTTACACCTTTAGGTTCTGGCAAGGAAGAGACGAAAATGGAGATAATCAATTTTTAACTGTAGAAGTACCTGTTTTATAA